A genomic window from Candidatus Beckwithbacteria bacterium includes:
- a CDS encoding HAD-IC family P-type ATPase: MPAPPPSSGLTSQEAAQRLTIYGYNEIAAKKVSFLVKYGKRFISPISLMLLTASGLSFFSHKIFDAYFILLLLLLNQIITAWQEHKADTAIQKLNHRLETKLQVLRDHLWQAISTRELVPGDLVKVSVGSVIPADGKVTEAYKFELNESAVTGESLPKEKNSGDQVVSGAYVISGWALIEVVATGSRTYFGKTLLSVEKINKQSLLEKDILTISRFLTLVSFAALLLLTIVLLLHQAPILEILTLDLSLVIAGVPISLPTVMTLIIELGVVELSKKQVLVRRLSSLQDLANVNLLLTDKTGTLTTNSITIHSVTPFGKTNITTVLSLAKLACQEDPNSIISQAVFRKSHHLHISKDEASILHFTAADSDRKHSTTAVKMKGKTFALEFGAPQVVAKLCKLTNNQRHQFEQEINNLARRGYRTVALAKNTKLKSRHKAQLLGILAISDRLRPEAASVANYLKHNGIDMTMVTGDNRAIAQEIASQLRFGKHTIVAKSELEAIGLKKLKAEVFTTTAAFAEILPKDKYELVVAAKKYFTVASTGDGINDLPALKAANISIAVANAVDILKATADIVLLSNGISVIKDALFESKKIFARLYSYSVYRISESLRLIITILILGVWYHTYPLTPIQLILLAILNDIPIISLAFDRVRVSLKIQRDKLKHRFALSTLFGLVGVFNSLLLFLILTQYAHLSWEYIQTIYFLKLTIGGHLLVYVARTKKIWFSYLPSLPVIITTSITQLIATILAATGLFMPAKISLLWIGLTWLWCLLWMQLSELSKQLFYKKLNSR; this comes from the coding sequence ATGCCTGCACCACCTCCTTCTTCTGGCTTAACCAGTCAAGAAGCTGCTCAACGACTAACGATTTATGGTTACAATGAAATTGCCGCCAAAAAAGTTTCATTTTTAGTTAAATACGGAAAGCGTTTTATCTCCCCTATTTCTTTAATGTTGCTGACTGCTTCGGGCTTATCCTTTTTTAGCCACAAAATTTTTGATGCCTATTTTATCCTTCTACTTCTTCTGCTAAATCAGATTATTACTGCCTGGCAGGAACACAAAGCTGATACTGCTATACAAAAACTCAATCACCGCCTGGAAACCAAACTGCAAGTCCTACGAGATCATTTGTGGCAAGCTATTAGCACCAGAGAGCTAGTGCCAGGTGATTTAGTCAAAGTTAGTGTAGGCTCAGTCATTCCAGCTGATGGCAAAGTCACTGAGGCTTATAAATTTGAGCTTAACGAATCAGCTGTCACTGGCGAATCTCTCCCCAAAGAAAAAAACAGCGGAGACCAGGTAGTTTCCGGCGCTTATGTCATTAGCGGCTGGGCTTTAATAGAAGTGGTAGCTACTGGCAGCCGCACTTATTTTGGCAAAACTCTTTTGTCTGTTGAAAAAATCAACAAACAAAGCTTACTAGAAAAAGATATTCTAACTATTTCCAGATTTTTAACCTTAGTTAGCTTTGCAGCTTTACTGTTACTAACTATAGTCCTTCTTCTCCATCAAGCTCCTATTTTGGAAATTTTGACCCTGGATTTATCCTTGGTGATTGCCGGAGTGCCTATTAGCCTCCCCACAGTCATGACTTTAATTATTGAGCTGGGCGTGGTTGAGCTGAGCAAAAAACAAGTCTTGGTGCGCCGCTTATCCTCGTTGCAAGATTTGGCCAATGTTAATTTGCTTTTGACCGATAAAACCGGAACCCTAACAACCAATAGTATTACGATTCATAGCGTTACACCATTTGGCAAAACAAACATTACTACTGTTTTATCATTGGCCAAACTAGCTTGCCAAGAAGACCCCAACTCAATTATTAGCCAAGCTGTGTTTCGCAAAAGTCATCATCTTCACATCAGTAAAGACGAAGCCTCCATCCTCCACTTTACGGCCGCTGATTCTGATCGCAAACATAGCACCACAGCTGTCAAAATGAAAGGCAAAACCTTTGCTTTAGAATTTGGGGCTCCGCAAGTTGTAGCTAAGCTGTGTAAATTAACAAATAATCAACGCCACCAATTTGAGCAGGAAATTAATAATCTAGCCAGGCGGGGCTATCGTACTGTAGCTCTGGCTAAAAACACTAAACTAAAAAGCCGACACAAAGCCCAACTCCTGGGTATTTTAGCTATTTCCGATCGCTTAAGGCCAGAAGCTGCTAGCGTAGCTAACTATCTCAAACACAATGGGATTGATATGACTATGGTCACTGGCGATAACAGGGCCATTGCTCAGGAAATTGCCAGCCAACTTCGTTTTGGCAAACATACTATTGTAGCTAAATCAGAACTGGAAGCTATTGGTCTTAAAAAATTAAAAGCAGAAGTTTTTACAACTACAGCTGCCTTTGCTGAGATCCTACCAAAAGATAAATATGAGCTAGTGGTTGCAGCCAAAAAATATTTTACCGTGGCCTCAACTGGCGATGGCATCAATGATTTGCCGGCTTTAAAAGCTGCTAACATCAGCATTGCCGTTGCCAATGCTGTGGATATTTTAAAAGCTACTGCCGATATTGTTTTGCTCAGCAATGGGATTTCGGTTATCAAAGATGCTTTATTTGAAAGTAAGAAAATTTTTGCCAGACTCTACTCCTACTCTGTCTATCGGATTTCTGAAAGTCTGCGCCTTATTATCACCATTCTTATTTTAGGAGTTTGGTATCATACCTATCCGCTTACTCCCATTCAGCTGATTTTACTGGCTATTTTAAATGATATTCCTATTATTTCCCTAGCCTTTGATCGCGTGAGAGTGAGCCTTAAGATTCAAAGAGATAAGCTTAAACATCGTTTTGCTCTTAGTACTTTATTTGGTTTGGTGGGAGTATTTAACAGCTTGCTTCTTTTTTTAATCCTTACTCAGTATGCCCATCTTTCTTGGGAATATATTCAAACTATTTATTTTCTTAAATTAACCATCGGCGGCCATCTTTTGGTTTATGTAGCCCGCACTAAAAAGATTTGGTTTAGCTATTTACCTAGTTTGCCGGTAATCATAACTACCTCGATCACTCAACTTATTGCTACTATTCTGGCAGCTACTGGCCTTTTTATGCCAGCTAAAATTTCGCTGCTTTGGATTGGTCTAACCTGGCTTTGGTGCTTACTTTGGATGCAACTTAGCGAATTATCCAAGCAACTTTTTTACAAAAAACTAAACAGTAGATAA
- a CDS encoding type II toxin-antitoxin system death-on-curing family toxin, whose translation MTFGEPIPDFCTRNNELLESSLAAPRQTFSGKLLHPTLVDQVVALFYSLIKNHPFENGNKRIAVMAILVFLHGNNKWISIKPSSLYEMAIFVSQSKPNEKDTVYSRVKNKMKPFIINRDK comes from the coding sequence ATGACATTTGGTGAACCAATCCCTGATTTTTGCACAAGAAATAATGAGTTATTGGAATCTTCATTAGCCGCTCCTAGGCAAACTTTTTCAGGAAAATTATTACATCCAACCTTGGTTGATCAAGTTGTAGCTTTATTTTATTCTCTAATTAAAAATCACCCATTTGAAAATGGAAATAAAAGAATAGCTGTAATGGCTATATTGGTCTTTCTTCATGGGAATAATAAGTGGATAAGCATAAAACCATCTTCTTTGTATGAAATGGCTATTTTTGTATCACAGTCGAAACCAAATGAAAAAGACACTGTTTATAGTAGAGTCAAAAATAAGATGAAGCCTTTTATTATCAATAGGGATAAGTAG
- a CDS encoding ATP-binding cassette domain-containing protein: MSKNPDCAILVSNLVKKFKNFTAVNQLNFCVKKGEIFAFLGPNGAGKTTTIKILTTLSNPTSGQVLVDGFNPQTQENQVRKSFGIVFQDSSIDEELTAYENMDFHGVLYGLPNKTRKLRIQELLEMVDLADRQKSLVKTFSGGMKRRLEIARGLLHNPSIFFLDEPTLGLDPQTRNKIWDYIKKLNHKQKTTVFFTTHYMEEAERYADRIGIIDHGELIAIDTADNLKRSYHGKTLEDVFLKLTGRQIRPENGETHMQTMMRMQRQNRN; this comes from the coding sequence ATGTCAAAAAATCCAGATTGCGCTATTTTAGTTTCTAATCTAGTTAAGAAATTCAAAAATTTTACAGCCGTAAATCAGCTTAATTTTTGTGTCAAAAAAGGAGAGATTTTTGCTTTTTTAGGCCCTAATGGCGCTGGCAAAACTACTACTATTAAAATACTAACTACATTAAGCAATCCCACTTCGGGACAAGTCTTAGTAGATGGTTTTAATCCCCAAACACAAGAAAACCAAGTTAGAAAATCATTTGGGATTGTATTTCAGGATTCCAGCATTGATGAAGAACTAACTGCGTATGAAAACATGGATTTTCATGGAGTCTTATATGGATTACCAAATAAAACTCGCAAGCTAAGAATCCAAGAACTTCTAGAAATGGTTGATTTAGCCGATAGACAAAAAAGTCTCGTCAAAACTTTTTCTGGTGGCATGAAACGCCGCTTGGAGATTGCCCGAGGTTTACTTCATAATCCTAGTATTTTCTTTTTAGATGAACCAACACTGGGCCTCGATCCTCAAACTAGAAATAAGATTTGGGATTATATTAAAAAACTGAATCACAAACAAAAAACTACTGTTTTTTTCACCACCCACTATATGGAAGAGGCTGAGCGTTATGCCGATAGAATTGGCATCATTGATCATGGAGAGTTAATAGCTATTGATACGGCTGATAATTTGAAGCGCAGCTATCATGGTAAAACTTTGGAAGATGTCTTTTTAAAATTAACTGGCCGGCAAATTAGACCAGAAAATGGTGAAACTCATATGCAAACTATGATGCGTATGCAACGTCAAAATAGAAATTAA
- a CDS encoding class I SAM-dependent methyltransferase, whose translation MFNRQLLSQTTFDKLAQTYSNKFTYNKTEREKLESLLKTWRLKKGDTVLELGGGTGDLSPFIIKKIGSKGSLVFLDFSPKMIQKAQSKLKKFPNIAFINIDIHNYHQNQLFDKIVIFNTFPHFADKKKALTNCYKALKPKGKLIICHNESRSSICLHHSKKLIENQISSFPDDQTVLALLAKIGFIVELFENNEGYDYYLLIASKSSKL comes from the coding sequence ATGTTCAATCGACAGCTCTTATCTCAAACCACTTTTGACAAGCTAGCCCAGACCTATAGCAACAAATTTACCTACAACAAAACCGAGCGAGAAAAATTAGAGTCCCTCCTTAAAACTTGGCGACTTAAAAAAGGCGATACTGTTCTAGAACTTGGCGGTGGCACTGGCGATCTCTCTCCTTTTATTATCAAAAAAATTGGCTCAAAAGGCAGCTTGGTTTTCTTGGATTTTTCTCCAAAAATGATTCAAAAAGCTCAGTCAAAACTCAAAAAATTTCCCAATATTGCTTTTATTAATATTGATATTCACAATTACCACCAAAACCAGCTATTTGATAAGATTGTTATTTTTAATACTTTTCCTCACTTTGCCGACAAAAAAAAGGCTTTGACTAATTGTTATAAGGCTTTAAAACCAAAGGGCAAGCTAATTATTTGCCATAATGAATCCAGATCATCAATCTGTTTACACCATAGTAAAAAACTAATTGAAAACCAAATTTCTTCCTTTCCGGATGATCAAACTGTTTTGGCTCTTTTAGCCAAAATTGGCTTTATAGTTGAGCTTTTTGAAAACAATGAAGGTTATGATTATTATTTGCTAATTGCCTCTAAATCTTCCAAACTTTGA
- a CDS encoding UTP--glucose-1-phosphate uridylyltransferase codes for MSKIKKAIIPAAGIGSRFLPWTKAMPKEMLPIINKPVIQYVVEECVEAGIEEIIIVTDSRKRSIEDHFDYAPLLEDQLEKAGKQQQLAEIRKIADMADFIYIRQKGPYGNATPVISSRRAVGNEPFVVVWGDQFTWAQPSRLKQCLDVFNAHQCPTFAAIKVNDEQKKHAGIGRLEPFEDNVFTLKEIVEKPGAENAPSDIMVSGAYLFTPDVFPILENLQPGKGGELWLVDAINQLCRQQQCLAVEIRDGRFQDTGNKLAYHKTVVDFMLEDPEIGEAIKEYFKAKIEHAGQP; via the coding sequence ATGTCTAAAATCAAAAAAGCTATCATTCCAGCCGCTGGCATTGGCTCCCGTTTTTTACCTTGGACTAAAGCCATGCCAAAAGAAATGTTGCCCATTATCAATAAACCAGTGATTCAGTATGTGGTTGAAGAGTGCGTAGAGGCTGGCATTGAAGAAATTATTATTGTGACCGATAGCCGCAAACGCTCAATAGAGGATCATTTTGACTATGCTCCACTTCTAGAAGACCAGCTAGAAAAAGCCGGTAAGCAACAGCAGCTCGCAGAAATTCGTAAAATTGCTGACATGGCAGATTTTATTTATATCCGCCAAAAAGGCCCGTATGGCAATGCTACTCCAGTTATTTCTTCACGCCGAGCAGTCGGCAATGAGCCTTTTGTAGTGGTTTGGGGGGATCAATTTACTTGGGCTCAACCTTCAAGACTTAAACAATGCCTTGACGTTTTTAACGCTCACCAATGTCCCACCTTTGCTGCCATCAAAGTCAATGATGAACAAAAGAAACATGCTGGTATTGGCCGACTAGAACCATTTGAGGATAATGTTTTTACCTTGAAAGAAATCGTGGAAAAGCCTGGCGCTGAAAACGCTCCCTCCGATATCATGGTCTCCGGAGCCTATCTTTTTACACCAGATGTGTTTCCTATTTTAGAAAATTTACAACCCGGCAAAGGCGGCGAACTATGGCTGGTTGACGCCATTAATCAGCTTTGCAGACAGCAGCAATGTTTAGCTGTTGAAATCAGAGATGGCCGCTTTCAAGACACTGGTAACAAATTAGCTTATCATAAAACTGTAGTTGATTTTATGCTTGAAGATCCGGAAATTGGCGAAGCAATAAAAGAATACTTCAAAGCTAAAATAGAACATGCAGGTCAACCCTGA
- a CDS encoding ABC transporter permease, with protein sequence MIAIYILWLRQIKRYIRTPSRIIGSLGQPILFMLAFGMGFSSLYARSGQGNYIDFIAPGIMAQGIMFTAIFAGVELIFDRQFGFLKETFVAPVSRFEIILGRCLGGATIATIQGVLIFFLTLLMGFRPSHLLYLPLALFIMFLIGLFFTSLGTAIACTMKDFHGFQLIMSYLAMPLFFFSGALFPITNLPYTVQVITNANPLSYGVTALRILLLNSFNSPLLFNSAILIAFSVATLAIASYLFSKIEL encoded by the coding sequence ATGATTGCTATTTATATTCTTTGGCTCCGCCAAATCAAACGCTATATCCGAACTCCTTCTAGAATTATTGGTTCTTTAGGCCAACCGATTCTTTTTATGCTGGCTTTTGGGATGGGCTTTAGTTCTTTATATGCTCGGTCTGGTCAAGGCAATTATATTGATTTTATTGCTCCGGGCATTATGGCTCAAGGCATTATGTTTACGGCTATTTTTGCCGGAGTGGAACTGATTTTTGATCGTCAGTTTGGTTTTTTAAAAGAAACCTTTGTAGCTCCAGTTTCCCGATTTGAGATTATTTTAGGCCGATGTTTAGGTGGCGCTACTATTGCTACTATTCAGGGAGTTTTAATATTTTTTCTGACACTTTTGATGGGCTTTAGGCCAAGTCATCTACTTTATCTGCCACTAGCTTTATTTATTATGTTTTTAATTGGCTTATTTTTTACTAGCTTAGGTACAGCTATAGCTTGCACTATGAAAGATTTTCATGGGTTTCAGCTGATCATGAGTTATCTAGCTATGCCCTTATTTTTCTTCTCTGGAGCCTTGTTTCCTATTACCAATTTACCTTACACGGTTCAAGTCATTACAAACGCTAATCCGCTAAGCTATGGGGTTACAGCCCTGCGGATTTTACTTCTCAATTCCTTTAATAGCCCCTTACTTTTTAATAGCGCTATTTTAATAGCTTTTTCAGTAGCTACTCTAGCTATTGCTAGCTACCTATTTAGCAAAATTGAGCTGTAA